One Negativicoccus succinicivorans genomic window, GGACGCTCCGCGGGAAGACGGCGCGTACTTGATCCATACTTTGGCGGAACCGTTGCGTGTACTGTTTCCGATTACTTCATGGGCGGCGTTTTTAGGCGGTGTGTTTGCTTCGGCGGGGCTTGCCGAAAACGGCAACGGCATGATGGCGTTTTTCCGCTCCATACCGTTCAGTTTCTATGCTATCGTTTCCATGATCGGCACATTTCTTTTTGCTGCCGGTTATTTACCGCGATTGGGCGGCTTGAAAACGCAACGAAAAGAATACTACGTGCCGATTGAAAATATGGAAGAGCAGGTCCCGGGTAAAAAAGATGGCGGGCTGCTGGACTTTTTCCTGCCGATTGTTTTCTTGATGGGCGTGGTTTGCTATTTTGAATTCGATACGGTGCCGGCGATGCTGGTGGTTTTACCGGTGACGGTTGGCTACTATTTATTGCGCAATATTATTCAATCGGAAGATATTGAAGAGTGTCTGATTGCCGGCTTCGCCGATTTTATGAGTTTGATTATTTTGTTCTGCGTGTCGTACATGCTCAATGATGTGTTGGTAGATCTGGGATATATCGATTACTTGGCAAATGTGGTACAGACCTTCGTTAGTCCGAATTTATTACCTTTCCTCGTGTTTGTCGTCTTTTGTATCTCGGAATGCATCATGTCGCTTAATTGGGGACTGATCTTAATTACATTCCCGATTTTGATTCCGGTATCATTGACCGTCGGTGCCAATCCGTACCTGGTAGGGGCGGCGATTATTTCGGCCGGCGCTTTCGGCTGTAATATGTGTTACATTTGCGATTACACGATGTTGACTTCATCGGTCTTTGGCTTAAAACCGGGTTACCACGCATCGACTTGCGTTGCTTACTCCGTTATCTTTGCGGCAATTTCCGCCGTGATGTATTTAATCGCGGGTTTTGTGTTCTAGTTTTCCGG contains:
- a CDS encoding Na+/H+ antiporter NhaC family protein, with the translated sequence MRSLYKTLLDPDSALHKCMSYGLTFLFLLGAIFLTPGKDHLPEGIGTLLIVYILYYTLLTKRILETLIFATMLGVALNTGIGVVDGFKEQLYKTMADEDFLWIVLMCCFLNVFTKLLGKTGALHAFARLVKRKVKSARQLNMATWLMQFPLFFDDYMTVTIGGSIMAPMYDELDAPREDGAYLIHTLAEPLRVLFPITSWAAFLGGVFASAGLAENGNGMMAFFRSIPFSFYAIVSMIGTFLFAAGYLPRLGGLKTQRKEYYVPIENMEEQVPGKKDGGLLDFFLPIVFLMGVVCYFEFDTVPAMLVVLPVTVGYYLLRNIIQSEDIEECLIAGFADFMSLIILFCVSYMLNDVLVDLGYIDYLANVVQTFVSPNLLPFLVFVVFCISECIMSLNWGLILITFPILIPVSLTVGANPYLVGAAIISAGAFGCNMCYICDYTMLTSSVFGLKPGYHASTCVAYSVIFAAISAVMYLIAGFVF